GCCTCGCACAAGCTGGCCGAGGCCATGTATTCCCAGGCCCAGGGACATGCCGAGGGGCATGCGGGCGGCCATGCCGAACCCGGCGCGGGAACCGGCGGCAAGGCCGAGGATGTGGTCGACGCCGAGTTCGAGGAAGTCGACGACAAGAAAAAGTAATCGCCGAGGGCGGGCAGGGGCACGACGGATCGTGCCCCTGCTTTTTGCGCGTCGGGAAAGGACGGGCAGCGGCACCCGCGGGTAGTCGCTGCTCTTTGCGTTGCAAAGGATCGACATTTTGGCAAACGGCAAACGCGACTATTACGAGGTGCTCGGGGTCAACCGCAACGCGAGCGAAACCGAGATCAAGAAGGCCTACCGCAAGCTCGCCCTGCAGTATCATCCCGACAAGAATCCGGGGGACAAGCAGGCCGAGGAAAAGTTCAAGGAGGCCTCGGAAGCCTACGCGGTGCTCTCCGATCCGCAAAAGCGCGCCCAGTACGACCAGTTCGGTCACGCCGGCATGGGCGGGGGCGGCTTCAGCGAGGGTTTCGGCGGCTTCGGCGGCAGCCCCTTCGAGGATATTTTCGGCGACATCTTCGGGGACATCTTCGGCGGGGGCGGCGCGCGGCGCGGGCGCGGGCGGCGCGGCGACGACCTGCGCTACAATCTGACCATCTCCTTCGAGGAAGCCGCCTTCGGCGTCGAAACCAAAATCCAGGTGCCCCGCTCCCAGGAGTGCGGCGCCTGCCGCGGCAGCGGCGCGCGTGCCGGTACCCAGCCCGAAACCTGCGGAACCTGTCGCGGCGCGGGGCAGGTGCGCTACCAGCAAGGCTTCTTTTCCCTCACCCGGCCCTGCCCCGATTGCAACGGCGAGGGCCGGGTGGTGCGCGACCCCTGCCCCGAATGTCGCGGCAGCGGGCGGGTACGCGAGCAGCGCACCCTCTCGGTGCGCATTCCCGCCGGGGTGGAGACGGGCAGCCGCCTCAAGCTCAGCGCCGAGGGCGAGGCGGGCAGCCACGGCGGCCCGCCCGGTGATCTCTACGTGGTGATCACCGTCAAGGAACACGCCATCTTCCAGCGCGAAGGGCGCGACGTGATCTGCGAGGTGCCGGTGTCCTTCGTGCAGGCGGCCCTGGGCTACGAGCTCGAAGTGCCGACCCTCGAAGGCAAGGTCAAGCTAAAGATCCCCGCCGGCACCCAGTCGGGCAAGATCCTGCGCTTGAGCGGCAAGGGCATTCCCAGCCTGCAGGGCTACGGGCGCGGTGATCAGCTGGTGGTGGTGCGGGTCGAGACACCGACCCGGCTCACGCCGCGCCAGCGCGAGCTGCTCGAGGAATTCGCGCGGGAAAGCGGCGAGGAAGTCCATCCCCTCGGCAAGGGCTTTTTCGACAAGGTCAAGGAACTCTTCGGCTGAGGGTGGGGGAAGGTTTTATGCGCAGAGCGGCCGTCGCAGGTTTGCTGGTGGGGTGCCTGATCCTGGCGGGATTGGGGCTGGTCATGCCGAAGGGGGCCGGCGCGGCGTCCGACCCCGAGGTGCGGGCCGCTATCGAACGCTATCACGCCGGGCGCCCGGAGGAGGCCCTGAGCGTGTTGCGCGGCTTTGTCATCGCCAATCCCGGTTCG
This sequence is a window from Geoalkalibacter sp.. Protein-coding genes within it:
- the dnaJ gene encoding molecular chaperone DnaJ, whose protein sequence is MANGKRDYYEVLGVNRNASETEIKKAYRKLALQYHPDKNPGDKQAEEKFKEASEAYAVLSDPQKRAQYDQFGHAGMGGGGFSEGFGGFGGSPFEDIFGDIFGDIFGGGGARRGRGRRGDDLRYNLTISFEEAAFGVETKIQVPRSQECGACRGSGARAGTQPETCGTCRGAGQVRYQQGFFSLTRPCPDCNGEGRVVRDPCPECRGSGRVREQRTLSVRIPAGVETGSRLKLSAEGEAGSHGGPPGDLYVVITVKEHAIFQREGRDVICEVPVSFVQAALGYELEVPTLEGKVKLKIPAGTQSGKILRLSGKGIPSLQGYGRGDQLVVVRVETPTRLTPRQRELLEEFARESGEEVHPLGKGFFDKVKELFG